The Methanomicrobiales archaeon HGW-Methanomicrobiales-1 genome includes a region encoding these proteins:
- a CDS encoding methylenetetrahydromethanopterin dehydrogenase: protein MVVKVGVAKLGNIASGVMAELLLDERADREDMQTFMATSGTKLEPADVDRVVSNLKAYKPDFCIVVSPNGVLPGPTGAREQLAAAGIPVIIITDDVTTKKEWEGVKASTFGYIIMKADSMIGARREFLDPTEMADFNGNLVKVLALTGAFRKMQLAIDLVIDQVKAGKKGAELVLPKIVMTTDKAVDGEFTNNYALAKARAAHEIAMAVAGQNVKGCFMTKEWEKYIPIVASAHEMMRCAAALCDEAREIEKAGDSIMRKPHKKDGTLVCKNKLVAKFE, encoded by the coding sequence ATGGTTGTTAAAGTAGGAGTTGCCAAGCTCGGCAACATCGCAAGTGGTGTAATGGCAGAACTGCTTCTCGATGAGAGAGCAGACCGTGAAGACATGCAGACATTCATGGCGACCAGCGGCACAAAACTCGAGCCGGCTGATGTTGACCGTGTTGTTTCCAACCTGAAGGCATACAAACCTGACTTCTGTATTGTTGTCTCCCCCAACGGGGTTCTCCCCGGCCCAACCGGTGCCCGCGAACAGCTCGCAGCAGCAGGTATCCCGGTCATCATCATCACTGATGATGTAACCACCAAGAAGGAATGGGAAGGAGTCAAGGCAAGCACTTTCGGCTACATTATCATGAAGGCAGACTCCATGATTGGTGCCCGCAGAGAGTTCCTTGACCCCACCGAGATGGCCGACTTCAACGGCAACCTTGTGAAAGTGCTGGCACTTACCGGTGCATTCCGCAAGATGCAGCTTGCTATTGATCTGGTCATCGACCAGGTGAAGGCAGGAAAGAAGGGCGCAGAACTTGTGCTCCCCAAGATCGTCATGACCACCGACAAGGCAGTCGACGGCGAATTTACCAACAACTATGCACTCGCAAAGGCACGCGCTGCCCACGAGATTGCAATGGCCGTTGCAGGACAGAACGTCAAGGGCTGCTTCATGACCAAGGAATGGGAGAAATACATCCCCATAGTTGCCAGCGCTCACGAAATGATGAGATGCGCAGCAGCACTCTGCGATGAAGCCCGCGAGATCGAGAAGGCCGGCGACAGCATTATGCGCAAGCCCCACAAGAAAGACGGCACACTCGTCTGCAAGAACAAACTCGTTGCAAAATTCGAGTAA
- a CDS encoding galactose-1-phosphate uridylyltransferase, whose protein sequence is MFSVREVVTGRGTLQYRGEHLTGLRCRISPGRLKRQIDQALYLPSNAEGCPFCRDTVMTVTPTFPDGTRIIRGESVTFPNLFPFGEGHVVTVMTREHAVVTFSRQHVVDALLSQIEALRPVDGYPSINWNFLPSAGASLVHPHMQGLSDSRPSHIVDLYLSASEQYRKTQGRNYWDAVREQEKTTDRYLFGDEILWSAHAVPLGEREVRGILPISTLDGLESYVDLIAQGILEIIALYRELGTHAFNMSLFFDKTGNDHGFRAFCSMISRINPNPSSTSDSAFMERLHLEPVIMTLPEDLGKFYKKEKK, encoded by the coding sequence ATGTTTTCGGTAAGGGAAGTTGTCACCGGCAGGGGCACGTTACAGTATCGTGGGGAGCATCTCACCGGCCTCCGGTGCAGGATCAGTCCGGGCCGTCTAAAGCGACAGATCGATCAGGCATTATACCTGCCATCAAATGCGGAGGGTTGCCCGTTCTGCCGTGATACAGTAATGACAGTAACCCCAACATTTCCCGATGGCACCCGGATCATCCGCGGTGAAAGCGTCACGTTTCCCAACCTTTTTCCTTTCGGGGAAGGCCATGTGGTAACGGTTATGACCCGTGAACATGCGGTCGTCACCTTCAGCAGGCAACACGTTGTTGATGCCCTTCTCTCCCAGATCGAGGCACTCCGGCCAGTAGATGGCTACCCCAGCATCAACTGGAACTTTTTGCCATCCGCAGGGGCGAGTCTGGTCCATCCTCATATGCAGGGTTTGTCAGATTCCCGCCCATCACATATTGTAGATCTCTATCTTTCCGCAAGTGAGCAGTACCGAAAAACACAAGGCAGGAACTACTGGGATGCGGTGAGGGAGCAGGAAAAAACCACCGACCGGTACCTGTTCGGTGATGAGATTCTCTGGTCTGCCCATGCGGTTCCCCTGGGCGAGCGCGAGGTACGGGGAATCCTGCCCATCTCCACGCTTGATGGACTGGAAAGTTACGTTGATCTTATAGCGCAGGGGATCCTCGAGATCATCGCATTATACCGGGAACTGGGAACCCATGCGTTCAATATGTCGCTATTTTTTGACAAGACGGGCAATGATCACGGATTCCGGGCGTTCTGCTCCATGATTTCCCGGATCAATCCCAACCCTTCATCAACAAGTGATTCCGCCTTCATGGAACGGCTCCACTTGGAACCAGTAATAATGACGCTTCCCGAAGACCTGGGAAAATTCTACAAAAAAGAGAAAAAATAA